In Blautia sp. SC05B48, a single genomic region encodes these proteins:
- a CDS encoding ABC transporter ATP-binding protein, whose translation MFNESDIVLSAKHIVKQFPASGGRTLTACNDVNLNVYKGKTLGIVGESGCGKSTFVRMVISLDKPTSGEILYHGKNLADLSKKETWLNRQNMQMVFQDPLASFDPKMKIVDILTEPLINYGKLKKSEKEAKARELLEMVELPGDFVDRYPHNMSGGQRQRISIARALSLEPEILVCDEATSALDVSVQESVIQLLVRLQKEKNISMLFICHDLALIRSFAHQIAVMYLGNIVEVIPGEDVAKNSLHPYTQALLGAQFSIHMDQHKKIESIESEAPSPLDVPHGCPFQNRCEHCMEKCKTTRPVLKEMEAGHEVACHYVTEK comes from the coding sequence ATGTTTAATGAATCTGATATCGTACTTAGTGCGAAGCATATCGTAAAGCAGTTCCCGGCTTCCGGCGGCAGAACCTTAACAGCCTGCAACGATGTAAACTTAAATGTATATAAAGGAAAAACTCTGGGAATCGTAGGAGAGAGTGGCTGCGGTAAATCAACATTTGTCCGTATGGTCATTTCCCTTGACAAGCCGACCAGCGGTGAGATCCTTTACCATGGAAAAAATCTTGCAGATCTTTCCAAAAAGGAAACCTGGCTGAACCGTCAGAACATGCAGATGGTATTCCAGGATCCGCTTGCTTCTTTTGATCCGAAAATGAAGATCGTGGACATTCTTACAGAGCCACTGATCAATTATGGGAAACTGAAAAAAAGTGAAAAAGAAGCCAAGGCCAGAGAACTTCTGGAGATGGTAGAGCTTCCTGGAGATTTTGTAGACCGTTATCCCCATAACATGAGTGGTGGTCAGAGACAGCGTATCAGTATTGCACGTGCACTTTCTCTGGAACCGGAGATTCTGGTATGTGATGAGGCTACCTCTGCACTGGATGTTTCTGTACAGGAATCCGTGATCCAGCTTCTTGTGCGCCTTCAGAAAGAAAAGAATATCAGTATGCTGTTTATCTGTCATGACCTGGCGCTGATTCGTTCTTTTGCTCATCAGATTGCAGTTATGTATCTTGGAAATATTGTAGAGGTAATTCCTGGGGAGGATGTTGCGAAAAACTCTCTCCATCCGTATACACAGGCACTTCTGGGAGCACAGTTTTCCATTCATATGGATCAGCACAAAAAGATCGAGAGTATTGAGAGTGAGGCACCAAGTCCTCTGGACGTTCCTCACGGATGCCCGTTCCAGAACCGCTGTGAGCATTGCATGGAAAAATGTAAAACAACAAGGCCTGTACTTAAGGAAATGGAAGCAGGACATGAAGTTGCCTGCCATTATGTAACTGAGAAATAA
- the nikC gene encoding nickel transporter permease — protein sequence MKKVLRVFKENKQFTLFFILGLVVIGVAIFAPQLAPYDPLNAVMTESLQEPSSAHPFGTDKLGRDLLSRVIFGTRTSLIMTLCLVAVIFVIGTFLGVIAGYFGGVVDAVIMRIADMMISFPGLVLAIAIAGMLGPNLVNAVISIAAVSWTKYARLARSMVLKVKKSLYIEAAVVNGTKTWKILLVHVLPNMVTQMVVTAAADIGTMMLELASLSFLGFGATAPTPEWGLMLNEGRTYMAKAPWLMIYPGIAIVICVVVFNMLGDSIRDVLDPRQD from the coding sequence TTGAAAAAGGTATTACGAGTATTTAAAGAAAATAAACAGTTCACTCTTTTCTTCATTCTGGGCCTGGTGGTAATTGGCGTTGCGATCTTCGCACCGCAGCTTGCGCCATATGATCCGCTGAATGCAGTTATGACTGAATCACTGCAGGAGCCGAGTTCCGCTCATCCGTTCGGAACGGATAAACTTGGACGAGATCTTCTTTCCCGTGTTATTTTCGGAACAAGAACTTCCCTGATCATGACATTATGTCTGGTTGCGGTGATTTTTGTGATCGGTACATTTTTAGGAGTTATTGCCGGATATTTCGGTGGCGTTGTGGACGCGGTGATCATGCGTATCGCAGATATGATGATCTCTTTCCCCGGCCTTGTACTGGCCATCGCCATTGCCGGTATGCTGGGACCAAACCTGGTAAATGCCGTTATCTCCATCGCGGCTGTAAGCTGGACGAAGTATGCCCGCCTTGCAAGAAGTATGGTTTTGAAAGTCAAGAAGAGTCTTTATATAGAAGCTGCAGTGGTAAACGGAACAAAGACCTGGAAAATTCTTCTTGTACACGTTCTTCCGAACATGGTAACCCAGATGGTGGTAACTGCGGCAGCAGATATCGGAACCATGATGCTGGAGCTGGCTTCTCTTTCTTTCCTGGGATTTGGTGCAACTGCGCCGACACCGGAGTGGGGACTGATGCTGAATGAAGGAAGAACTTACATGGCAAAAGCGCCATGGCTTATGATCTACCCTGGTATTGCGATCGTGATCTGTGTTGTTGTTTTCAATATGCTTGGAGACAGCATCCGTGATGTACTGGATCCGCGCCAGGATTAA
- a CDS encoding M14 family metallopeptidase — translation MIKIDDWVIEKGEKAQGKIKITGYGIAMPATVICGVEDGPTVLITAGIHSAEYVGIQAAMELAKEFQPEELKGNVIIVPLVNVSGFEHRTMSLVYEDGKNLNRVFPGDPEGTAADRIAYTIVTKLFSIADYYIDLHSGDGFEQLHPYVYYVGVVDEKTAEKSLHMARHIGVKYVVRSTTATGGAYNYASSLGIPSILIERGGHSYWTWEEVEQDKRDVRHLVFHLQGKTCHGLKHYRQMLLENVVYEYAPYTGCWYPSKKPGEYFFKGEELGELRDYYGNLLYTSIATENGVVLYQTASLNIIEDGPMIAYAAITDTLT, via the coding sequence ATGATCAAAATTGATGACTGGGTGATTGAAAAAGGAGAGAAGGCACAGGGGAAAATTAAGATCACAGGATACGGCATAGCAATGCCGGCAACTGTGATATGCGGAGTGGAAGACGGACCGACGGTCCTGATCACGGCAGGAATACACAGTGCGGAGTATGTGGGAATCCAGGCAGCAATGGAACTTGCAAAAGAATTTCAGCCGGAAGAACTGAAGGGAAATGTGATCATCGTTCCACTGGTCAACGTCAGCGGCTTTGAGCATCGCACCATGAGTCTGGTCTATGAGGATGGCAAGAACCTGAACCGCGTTTTCCCCGGAGATCCTGAGGGAACAGCTGCAGATCGTATTGCCTATACTATAGTGACGAAACTTTTTTCTATAGCAGATTATTATATCGACCTGCACAGCGGAGATGGGTTCGAACAACTTCATCCCTATGTTTATTATGTAGGGGTTGTAGATGAAAAAACAGCAGAGAAGTCATTGCATATGGCACGGCATATCGGCGTAAAATATGTAGTCCGTTCCACAACCGCCACAGGTGGCGCCTATAATTATGCTTCTTCTCTTGGAATTCCAAGTATTCTTATCGAAAGAGGCGGACACAGCTACTGGACCTGGGAGGAAGTAGAACAGGATAAAAGAGACGTCCGTCACCTTGTTTTTCATCTCCAGGGAAAGACGTGTCATGGTCTGAAGCATTACCGTCAGATGCTTCTTGAAAATGTAGTCTATGAATATGCGCCGTATACCGGATGCTGGTATCCATCCAAGAAGCCTGGAGAGTACTTCTTTAAGGGAGAAGAACTGGGTGAATTGAGAGATTACTATGGAAATTTACTTTACACGTCTATTGCAACTGAAAACGGAGTCGTACTTTATCAGACAGCCAGCCTGAATATCATTGAAGACGGACCGATGATCGCATATGCGGCGATCACAGATACTCTGACCTGA
- a CDS encoding sugar ABC transporter substrate-binding protein, translated as MTFKNLKILGILLLMLAVFAVSGKKVSAAVEDGDLQYTIGVVVYNQDSPEMNMFMSYYRDYIQQGFPVKFYFSGSINSAEDEIDFIRAMKLQGVSGIISFYGQDIQKIVEACDEEEMYYVLGSGSISDKDYEQIKTSQYFLGSVGPDAKADYEAGYNMAEYFADTDTNNYLIPSGGASKGNYMHLQRTIGVLEGLAEKEGLTYSEDVEKLAASEETTVVDAGKDDITITICPGYMTDPKGINNLKHAFVDGDYDAVFCTFNVDEIMKLITSKEEEQGSNIKVGAVDCFSMENHDEINDEDSFGNPKIDYIAGKYASMGGPAFAILYNAMSGHPEANTDDTDYNTVRLYQGFWNASDKDTFNELYGYTQDIYENAYSCADLMEVIKVYNTDTTPEALKVLTEAYTVEDVEKRIEEN; from the coding sequence ATGACATTTAAAAACTTAAAAATATTAGGCATTCTGCTGTTGATGCTTGCTGTTTTTGCTGTCAGCGGAAAAAAAGTTTCTGCTGCTGTGGAAGACGGAGATCTTCAGTATACGATCGGTGTTGTAGTATATAATCAGGATAGCCCGGAAATGAACATGTTTATGAGCTATTACAGGGATTATATCCAGCAGGGATTCCCAGTGAAGTTCTATTTTTCAGGAAGCATTAATTCCGCAGAGGATGAGATTGATTTCATTCGTGCAATGAAACTGCAGGGCGTAAGCGGAATCATCTCCTTCTATGGTCAGGATATTCAGAAGATTGTAGAAGCCTGCGATGAAGAAGAGATGTACTATGTTCTTGGTTCCGGAAGCATCAGCGATAAAGATTATGAGCAGATAAAAACAAGCCAGTATTTCCTCGGAAGTGTGGGCCCGGATGCAAAGGCTGATTATGAGGCCGGTTATAATATGGCTGAGTATTTTGCAGATACAGATACAAATAATTACCTCATACCGTCAGGCGGTGCTTCTAAGGGGAACTATATGCATCTCCAGAGAACCATCGGTGTTCTGGAAGGACTGGCTGAAAAAGAAGGTCTGACCTATTCCGAAGATGTGGAAAAACTTGCTGCATCGGAGGAAACAACGGTTGTAGATGCCGGTAAAGATGATATCACCATTACCATCTGTCCTGGATATATGACAGACCCAAAAGGAATCAATAACCTGAAACATGCTTTTGTAGATGGAGATTATGATGCGGTTTTCTGTACTTTCAATGTTGATGAGATCATGAAACTCATTACATCAAAAGAAGAGGAGCAGGGGTCTAACATCAAGGTTGGAGCAGTTGACTGCTTCTCCATGGAAAACCATGATGAGATCAATGATGAGGATTCTTTTGGAAATCCTAAGATTGATTACATTGCCGGAAAATATGCATCCATGGGAGGCCCTGCTTTTGCGATCCTGTATAACGCAATGTCCGGTCATCCGGAGGCAAACACTGACGATACAGATTACAACACAGTTCGTCTGTATCAGGGATTCTGGAATGCATCGGATAAAGATACTTTCAACGAGCTTTACGGATATACACAGGATATTTACGAAAATGCATACAGCTGTGCAGATCTGATGGAAGTGATCAAAGTTTACAATACAGACACCACACCGGAGGCTCTGAAAGTACTGACAGAAGCATATACAGTAGAAGACGTAGAGAAACGTATCGAAGAAAATTAA
- the nikB gene encoding nickel ABC transporter permease — protein MTKKQIGKRFLQIIIVLFGISFFTFGLTYLSPGDPAEIMLTECGNLPTPELLEQTRHELGLDQPFLVQYGSWLKGVVTGDMGQSYSFKMPVTDKLVSCFWPTLRMSLLALLMMVIISIPLGILAAVYQNKFPDYFVRGITFVGVSVPSFWLGLILLSIFGVQLRWINVAGGSTDFKSMILPALTLALAMSAKYTRQVRSAVLEELHQDYVTGARMRGIKESVILWKHVLPNVMLPLVTLLGLSLGSLLGGTAVVEIIYNWPGMGNMAVKAISCRDYPLVQGYVLWIAILYMCINLLVDLSYTYLDPRLKEDR, from the coding sequence GTGACAAAGAAACAAATAGGAAAAAGATTTCTCCAGATCATCATTGTATTATTTGGAATCAGCTTTTTCACATTTGGACTGACCTACCTGTCACCTGGTGATCCTGCGGAGATCATGCTGACAGAATGTGGTAATCTTCCGACACCGGAGCTTCTGGAACAGACAAGACATGAGCTTGGCCTTGATCAGCCCTTTCTCGTGCAGTATGGTTCCTGGCTGAAGGGTGTTGTTACAGGAGATATGGGACAGTCCTATTCTTTCAAAATGCCGGTAACGGATAAACTGGTATCTTGTTTCTGGCCGACGCTGAGGATGTCTTTGCTGGCACTTTTGATGATGGTCATTATTTCCATACCGCTTGGAATCCTGGCCGCTGTATATCAGAACAAATTCCCGGATTATTTTGTGAGAGGAATTACCTTTGTGGGAGTATCTGTTCCAAGCTTCTGGCTGGGCCTGATCCTTCTCAGTATCTTTGGTGTTCAGCTTCGCTGGATCAATGTAGCAGGAGGAAGTACGGATTTCAAGTCTATGATCCTTCCGGCACTGACTCTTGCACTTGCCATGTCTGCGAAATATACCCGCCAGGTAAGAAGTGCGGTGCTGGAGGAGCTTCACCAGGATTATGTGACCGGTGCAAGAATGCGTGGAATCAAAGAAAGCGTGATCCTTTGGAAACACGTTCTTCCTAATGTAATGCTTCCGCTGGTAACACTGCTGGGTCTTTCCCTTGGAAGCCTCCTTGGAGGTACCGCAGTTGTAGAGATCATTTACAACTGGCCTGGTATGGGAAATATGGCAGTAAAGGCAATTTCCTGTCGTGACTATCCTCTTGTACAGGGCTATGTACTCTGGATCGCGATCCTGTACATGTGCATCAACCTGCTTGTGGATCTGTCCTACACTTATCTCGATCCAAGACTTAAGGAGGATAGATAA
- the folK gene encoding 2-amino-4-hydroxy-6-hydroxymethyldihydropteridine diphosphokinase, whose translation MDKIEIRDLEIFANHGVFPEETALGQKFVVSAVMYTETRPAGLTDDLSASINYGEVSHMITDFLQKNTYKLLEAAVENLAEMLLLSLPLLKKVTLRIEKPWAPVRLPLKTVAVEITRGWHTAYIAFGSNMGDKKKYLDNAIQGLRDMKEIVVEKVSEYLVTEPYGDVEQDEFLNGALRVRTLLSPEELLDRLHVLEQAADRKRIIHWGPRTLDLDILFYDNEIIDTVELHVPHIDMENRDFVLKPMVEIAPYLRHPVLNLTMEQLLKKLEEKTLAV comes from the coding sequence ATGGATAAAATCGAAATCAGAGATCTTGAAATTTTTGCAAACCATGGTGTGTTTCCGGAGGAAACAGCTCTCGGACAGAAATTTGTTGTTTCTGCTGTTATGTATACAGAAACACGTCCGGCAGGGCTGACAGATGATCTTTCTGCTTCTATCAATTATGGGGAAGTCAGTCATATGATCACCGATTTTCTTCAGAAAAATACTTATAAACTTCTGGAGGCTGCAGTGGAAAATCTGGCAGAGATGCTGCTGCTTTCTCTCCCATTGTTAAAAAAGGTCACCCTTCGTATTGAAAAGCCCTGGGCTCCGGTAAGACTTCCACTGAAAACTGTTGCTGTGGAAATTACCCGAGGCTGGCATACAGCTTATATTGCTTTTGGTTCCAATATGGGAGATAAGAAGAAATATCTGGACAATGCGATCCAGGGGCTTCGAGATATGAAAGAGATTGTTGTTGAAAAGGTTTCAGAGTATCTTGTAACGGAGCCTTACGGGGATGTGGAGCAGGATGAGTTTCTCAATGGAGCCTTAAGAGTCCGGACGCTGCTTTCTCCGGAGGAGCTTCTTGACAGGCTGCATGTGCTGGAACAGGCTGCGGACCGAAAAAGGATCATTCACTGGGGACCAAGGACACTGGATCTGGATATTCTGTTTTACGATAATGAGATCATTGATACAGTGGAACTGCATGTGCCTCATATTGATATGGAAAACAGGGATTTTGTGCTGAAGCCTATGGTGGAGATCGCACCGTATCTTCGGCATCCGGTGTTGAATTTAACAATGGAGCAGTTGCTAAAAAAACTTGAGGAAAAAACTTTGGCGGTGTAA
- a CDS encoding ABC transporter substrate-binding protein, translating into MRNNVVKKVLAATLACMMTFSMTTVAQAKGDKSSDKEITIGVTSFADTLEPTEQYFSWVVSRYAIGECLTKFDENGDIVPCLAEEWDNSEDGKTWTFKIREGVKFSNGDDMTPEMVKASIERTAEKSDRVPEFFDLDSIEVDGQNLIFHLNRANANMAGCLADPLFLIVDTNVDDSTFAMEGPICTGPYAVESFSPTDSCVVVKNENYWDGEVPLDRVTLKCVDDQTTRSMALQTGEIDIAYNLKTENLVEFEGNDNYDIQELQSLRSTYAFMNQNEDHALSDKALRQALLRGLDKETYCNTLLEGGATAGKAPVPPTLDFGFDDLNDENSYDPDSAKKILEDAGYKDVDGDGYVETPDGDPLVLDFVIYTSRAELGVYAQAAQASLKEIGINVNLNTVSYETLLDMRDSGQYDLLIWNVLVANTGDPENYLRENWYSSSANNTAGYNNPDVDKLLDELAQTFDEDKRKDLIVDIQQDIMDDAATVFFGYETTYLFSNKKVTGVKMYPMDYYWLTKDITLAE; encoded by the coding sequence ATGAGAAATAACGTAGTTAAAAAAGTGCTGGCTGCTACACTTGCATGTATGATGACTTTTTCTATGACAACAGTGGCTCAGGCAAAGGGCGATAAGAGCAGTGATAAGGAAATCACGATTGGAGTAACAAGCTTTGCAGATACACTTGAGCCGACAGAGCAGTATTTCAGCTGGGTTGTATCCCGTTATGCGATCGGTGAGTGCCTTACAAAATTCGATGAGAACGGTGATATCGTTCCATGTCTTGCAGAAGAGTGGGACAACAGTGAAGATGGAAAAACATGGACATTCAAGATCCGTGAGGGTGTAAAATTCTCCAACGGCGATGATATGACACCGGAGATGGTAAAAGCTTCCATCGAGCGTACAGCTGAGAAGAGCGACCGTGTTCCGGAGTTCTTTGACCTTGATAGTATTGAAGTTGACGGACAGAACCTGATCTTCCACCTGAACAGAGCAAACGCAAACATGGCCGGATGCCTTGCAGACCCGCTGTTTCTGATCGTTGATACAAATGTTGATGATTCCACATTTGCAATGGAAGGACCGATCTGTACAGGACCTTATGCAGTAGAGTCTTTCAGCCCGACAGACTCCTGCGTTGTAGTAAAGAATGAGAACTATTGGGATGGCGAAGTTCCGCTTGACAGAGTTACTCTGAAATGTGTCGATGACCAGACAACACGTTCCATGGCTCTTCAGACAGGCGAGATCGATATCGCTTACAACCTGAAAACAGAGAACCTGGTTGAGTTTGAGGGAAATGACAATTACGACATCCAGGAGCTTCAGTCTCTTCGTTCTACTTATGCATTCATGAACCAGAATGAGGATCATGCACTCAGCGACAAGGCACTTCGTCAGGCACTTCTCCGTGGACTTGACAAAGAGACATACTGCAACACTCTTCTTGAGGGTGGTGCAACAGCTGGTAAAGCACCGGTTCCGCCAACACTTGACTTTGGATTTGATGATCTCAACGATGAAAACTCTTACGATCCGGACAGCGCTAAAAAGATCCTCGAGGATGCTGGATACAAAGATGTTGATGGCGACGGATATGTAGAGACTCCGGACGGAGATCCGCTTGTTCTTGATTTTGTTATCTACACAAGCCGTGCAGAGCTTGGTGTATACGCACAGGCAGCACAGGCCAGCCTGAAAGAGATCGGTATCAACGTAAACCTGAATACAGTAAGTTATGAGACACTTCTTGACATGAGAGATTCCGGACAGTATGACCTTCTTATCTGGAACGTACTGGTTGCCAACACCGGTGACCCGGAGAACTACTTAAGAGAGAACTGGTACAGCTCTTCTGCAAACAACACTGCAGGATATAACAATCCGGATGTAGATAAGCTTCTTGATGAGCTTGCTCAGACATTTGATGAGGATAAGAGAAAAGATCTCATCGTTGACATCCAGCAGGATATCATGGACGATGCAGCAACTGTATTCTTCGGATATGAGACAACTTACCTCTTCTCCAATAAGAAGGTAACTGGCGTTAAGATGTATCCGATGGACTACTACTGGCTGACAAAGGATATCACTCTTGCCGAGTAA
- the putP gene encoding sodium/proline symporter PutP yields the protein MTTAHICIMAAIIVYLGAMIFVGYLCSKNNNDSSDFYLGGRKLGPLVTAMSAEASDMSSWLLMGLPGLAYLTGIADAGWTAIGLAIGTYINWRIVAKRIRRYTHVAGNSITLPSFFSNRYRDEKKILQSIGAIFIVIFFIPYTASGFAACGKLFASLFGVKYLPAMIISALVIVGYTTLGGFLAASTTDFIQSIIMSIALVIVFVFGINTAGGIEAVADHARSLPGYLTMFTTYDPTTGTEQAYPLLNIISMLAWGLGYFGMPHILLRFMAIEDEEKLTLSRRVATIWVVISLAVAVLIGVVGLGMTAAGEFALLEGSASETIIVQIADLLSKHGVIAAILAGLILAGILASTMSTADSQLLAASSAVSSDLLGSILKDKETKKESMAADKITLLLIAVVAMFIARDPNSSVFTIVSFAWAGFGAVFGPVVLLALFWRRSNWQGALAGMICGGSMVFIWKYGISKLGGAWGIYELLPAFLVAIAANIIVSLITKAPSKEITDEFDLVNRK from the coding sequence ATGACAACAGCACATATTTGTATAATGGCAGCCATTATCGTCTATCTGGGTGCAATGATCTTTGTAGGTTATCTGTGCTCCAAGAACAATAATGACAGTTCTGACTTCTATCTTGGAGGCCGAAAGCTTGGACCACTTGTAACAGCTATGAGTGCAGAGGCTTCTGACATGAGCAGCTGGCTTCTGATGGGCCTGCCTGGACTTGCTTATCTTACCGGTATTGCAGATGCAGGCTGGACAGCCATTGGCCTTGCGATTGGAACTTACATAAACTGGAGGATCGTGGCAAAAAGAATCCGCCGCTACACACATGTGGCAGGAAATTCCATTACATTGCCATCCTTTTTCAGTAATCGTTACAGAGATGAGAAAAAGATCCTGCAGTCTATCGGAGCGATTTTTATCGTGATCTTTTTTATTCCGTATACAGCTTCCGGATTTGCAGCCTGTGGTAAACTTTTTGCAAGTCTCTTCGGTGTAAAATATCTGCCGGCTATGATCATCAGTGCACTGGTCATCGTTGGATACACCACACTGGGAGGATTCCTGGCAGCATCTACCACGGACTTTATCCAGAGTATCATCATGTCCATCGCTCTTGTGATCGTATTTGTATTCGGGATCAACACAGCAGGTGGTATTGAAGCAGTTGCAGACCATGCAAGATCATTGCCCGGATATCTGACTATGTTTACTACATATGATCCGACAACCGGAACAGAACAGGCATATCCACTGCTTAATATTATTTCCATGCTTGCATGGGGACTTGGATATTTCGGAATGCCGCATATTCTTCTTCGTTTCATGGCAATCGAAGACGAAGAGAAGCTTACACTTTCCAGAAGAGTAGCAACTATATGGGTAGTGATCTCACTGGCAGTGGCAGTACTGATCGGTGTGGTAGGACTTGGAATGACAGCAGCAGGAGAGTTTGCCCTTCTGGAAGGTTCCGCATCTGAGACAATTATCGTTCAGATCGCAGATCTTCTCAGTAAACATGGTGTAATTGCAGCAATCCTTGCAGGACTCATCCTTGCAGGAATCCTTGCATCCACCATGTCAACTGCAGATTCTCAGCTCCTGGCAGCATCCTCAGCAGTTTCTTCCGACCTTCTCGGAAGCATCCTGAAGGATAAAGAAACAAAAAAAGAAAGCATGGCAGCCGATAAGATCACGCTTCTTCTCATTGCAGTAGTAGCCATGTTTATTGCCCGCGACCCGAACAGTTCTGTGTTTACTATCGTATCCTTTGCCTGGGCAGGCTTCGGAGCCGTATTCGGTCCGGTGGTGCTTCTGGCATTATTCTGGAGACGTTCCAACTGGCAGGGAGCCCTGGCAGGAATGATCTGCGGCGGTTCCATGGTATTCATCTGGAAATACGGAATCAGCAAACTGGGCGGCGCCTGGGGAATCTATGAACTTCTTCCCGCTTTTCTGGTAGCCATCGCAGCAAATATCATCGTCAGCCTTATTACTAAGGCACCATCCAAAGAGATCACCGACGAATTCGACCTGGTAAACCGTAAATAA
- the folP gene encoding dihydropteroate synthase — MKIGNREFDVENKTYIMGILNVTPDSFSDGGKWNDMDHALKHTEAMIAEGADILDIGGESTRPGHTPVGAQEEIERVLPVIEAVKGRFDIPISVDTYKGCVAEEALKHGADLINDIWGLKYDPEMAPVIARYQAPCCLMHNKDNTEYNNFIVDMLAETQECVNIAKRAGIADDKIILDPGVGFGKTYEMNLMTMDNLELFRKLGYPVLLGTSRKSMIGLALDLPVDQRVEGTLATSVIGVMKGCAFVRVHDIKENKRVIQMTEAILGR; from the coding sequence ATGAAAATCGGAAATCGTGAGTTTGATGTAGAAAATAAAACATATATTATGGGTATCTTAAATGTCACACCGGATTCTTTCTCAGATGGCGGAAAATGGAATGATATGGATCATGCCCTGAAACATACAGAAGCTATGATCGCCGAAGGTGCTGATATTCTGGATATCGGTGGGGAATCCACACGTCCGGGGCATACACCGGTTGGTGCACAGGAGGAGATCGAGCGTGTTCTTCCTGTTATCGAAGCAGTAAAAGGGCGTTTCGATATCCCCATCTCTGTAGATACTTATAAGGGATGTGTTGCGGAGGAAGCCCTGAAACACGGAGCAGATCTTATCAATGACATCTGGGGACTGAAATATGATCCTGAAATGGCTCCTGTCATTGCCAGATATCAGGCTCCCTGCTGTCTGATGCATAACAAAGACAATACCGAATACAATAATTTTATTGTGGATATGCTGGCAGAAACCCAGGAATGTGTCAATATCGCCAAACGTGCAGGTATTGCTGATGATAAGATCATCCTTGATCCGGGTGTCGGATTTGGCAAAACATATGAGATGAACCTGATGACCATGGATAATCTGGAGCTTTTCCGAAAGCTGGGATATCCGGTGCTTCTTGGCACCTCCAGAAAATCCATGATCGGACTTGCACTTGATCTTCCTGTAGACCAGCGTGTAGAGGGAACCCTTGCCACATCGGTGATCGGTGTTATGAAGGGGTGTGCATTTGTCCGTGTTCATGACATCAAAGAAAATAAACGTGTCATCCAGATGACAGAAGCTATTCTTGGGCGCTAG
- a CDS encoding ABC transporter ATP-binding protein gives MLEIKDLSVQYGKQAPIIEHFNLSMKKGEIISVVGESGSGKTTVIRAVLGALAGGGRVSAGDIQFNGKSLLSNTKDEWRKLRGTRISMIFQDCGGTLNPIRKIGSQYVEYICTHTDVSKAEAWKKGCSMLQKMRLPDAENIMKSYPHQLSGGMRQRVGIAMAMTFNPELLLADEPTSALDVTTQAQIVRQMMELRDDFGTGIIIVTHNIGVAAYMADQLVVMQHGKVVDQGTRDEVMNHPTSDYTKKLLAAVPEMEGQRYV, from the coding sequence ATGCTTGAAATCAAGGATCTTTCCGTTCAGTACGGAAAGCAGGCACCTATCATTGAGCATTTCAATCTTTCCATGAAGAAAGGTGAGATCATCAGTGTAGTAGGAGAGAGTGGAAGTGGAAAAACAACTGTTATCCGTGCTGTTCTCGGCGCACTTGCCGGGGGCGGCCGGGTAAGTGCCGGTGATATCCAGTTCAACGGAAAATCTCTGCTTTCCAATACAAAGGATGAATGGAGAAAATTAAGAGGTACCCGTATTTCCATGATCTTCCAGGACTGCGGTGGAACCTTAAACCCGATTCGTAAGATCGGCAGTCAGTATGTGGAATATATTTGCACACATACCGATGTATCCAAAGCGGAAGCATGGAAAAAAGGATGCTCCATGCTTCAGAAAATGCGTCTTCCTGATGCAGAAAACATTATGAAAAGCTATCCGCACCAGCTTTCCGGTGGTATGCGCCAGCGAGTTGGTATTGCCATGGCTATGACATTTAACCCGGAACTTCTTCTGGCAGATGAGCCGACCAGTGCTCTGGACGTTACTACACAGGCTCAGATCGTACGCCAGATGATGGAACTCCGTGATGATTTCGGAACGGGTATCATCATCGTTACCCATAACATCGGTGTTGCAGCCTATATGGCTGACCAGCTGGTAGTTATGCAGCATGGAAAAGTTGTGGATCAGGGAACCCGTGATGAAGTTATGAATCACCCGACCAGTGACTATACTAAGAAACTGCTGGCTGCAGTGCCGGAAATGGAGGGACAGCGTTATGTTTAA